CGGTCGTCCAGCGCGGCGAGCGCGGTGTCCAGGTGGTAGAAGCGCGGGTCGGTCAGGTGCAGCGGGACGATCGGGCGGCCGAGCACCTCCACCGCCTCGGCGTGCGCGGGCGGTGCGGTGCGGAAGCCGTACCCGGCGAGGATCAGCCCACCCGCGACGCCCGGCAGGTAGGCGAAGTCGCCCTCACCCTCGTTGATCTCGGCCGACTCGGTGTGCGGCCAGCCGTGCGTGGTGTAGAACGCGCGGTGCGCCGCCGCCTCGGCACCGCGCTGCGGGAACCGGAAGCGGGCACCGTAGGCGACGCCGTCGACCGTGAACGCGCCGTTCGCCGCGAAGACCATGTCGGGCAGGCCCGGGTCGGGGTCCAGGGTGTGCACGGTGTGGCCCAGCTCGATCAGAATCTCGCGGAGCCGTTCCCACTGCTTGACCGCGAGGTCCGCGTCGACCGGCACGCCGGTGTCCATCCACGGGTTGATCTCGTACTCGACGCGGAAGAAGCGCGGCGAGCACATCAGATAAGTCCGACAAATGGGCTTACGTTCCCCGACCATCATGCCTCTAGACAGTAGGTACGCTCGAGCGCGGGAAACAGATCGGAACGCTGCGTGAAAGGAGCGGATCGTTGCAGATAGACGCCGTGGATCAGCAGATCATTGCGTCACTGGTGGCGGACGCCCGCTCGTCCTACTCCGAGATCGGCGCGCGCGTCTCGCTCTCCGCCCCCGCGGTCAAACGCCGCGTCGACCGGTTACGCGCGGCCGGCGTCATCAAGGGATTCACCACGGTCGTCGACCCGGCCGCGGTCGGCTGGCACACCGAAGCCTTCGTCGAGCTGTTCTGCACCGGCCGCACCACGCCCGCACAGATCACGGTCGCGGCCCGCCGCCACCCCGAGGTGCTCGCCGCCTACACCGTCTCCGGCGAGGCCGACGCGATCGTCCACCTGCGCGCCGCCGACATGGCCCACCTCGAACAGGCCCTGGAACGCCTCCGCGCCGAACAGTTCGTCACCTCCACCCGCAGCATGATCGTCCTGTCCCGCCTGGTCTCCAGCATCTAGCGCCCGACGGCGGGACGGTCCGACGGCGAGGCCGGCTGACGGCGAAGCTGGCTGACGGGCGGGGCGGTCCGGCGGAGGGGCGGTTCACGACCGGCACAGGGTTTTTCCCACTTCCGGCGTGGTTGCGTTCCGAGTGCTCCCGCGGGCACCGGTCGTCGCTGGCGCTCCTCCCTGCCGGTTCCGCCGCGGCCGGGCCAAAGCCACGCGACTCCCGTCCCGGTCGCGGCATCCGCCGCGCCCTACGTCCTCGCCGGAAGCGATCACAGGCGGCGGACCAGGTCGAAGCCGCCGGTGGCGCGGATCATCGGGTCGCCCGTAACCGGTTCAGCGGCGGCCGGATCAGCGTCGTCAGAAACGAATCGTCGATGTCGACTCCGCCCGGGGGCAGGCGACACGGCACTCACCCGAAGTGCGGCGTCCACCGCGCCCTACGTCCGGGCGGACGCCCGAAAACGCAGGGACGATAAATCGCACCACCCAGCGAGCGCACAAACCCAGCGAGCGCACCGCACCGCACGGCACAACGCACCGCGCGGTGCGCGGCACGGCGCGGTGCGCGGCACGACGCGCTGCGCGGCACGGCGCGGTGCGCGGCACGACGCGCTGCGCGGCACGACGCGCTGCGCGGCACGGCACGGCACGGCGCGCGGCACGGCGCGGTGTGTGTTGCGTGGCGCCGGGGACGTTGTGTGCGGCGGGGTGTTCGTCGTCAGGCGGCCGGGACCGGGGACGGGTGGGTGATGCGGTCGGCGCCGGTGTAGACGTTCATGCTGGTGCCGCGCAGGAAGCCGACCAGCGTCATGCCGGCCTCCTCGGCCAGGTCGACCGCGAGCGTGCTCGGGGCGGAGACCGCGGCGAGCAGCGGCAGGCCGGCCATCCACGCCTTCTGGGTCAGCTCGAAGCTGGCCCGGCCGGAGACCATCAGCAGGTGGCCGGCGAGCGGCACCCGGCCGGCGCGCAACGCCCAGCCGATCACCTTGTCGACCGCGTTGTGCCGGCCGACGTCCTCACGGATCGCCAGCAGCTCGCCGTCCGCGTCGAAGATCGCGGCGGCGTGCAGGCCGCCGGTGCGCTCGAACGCGCGCTGGCGCTCGCGCAGCCGGTCCGGCAGGCCGGCCAGGACCCGTGGCGAGACGCGCATCGGGTCGTCCGCGACCGGGTGCACCGAACGGGTCCGGATCGCGTCGATGCTGGCCTTGCCGCAGACGCCGCACGACGACGTGGTGTAGAAGTTGCGGCTCGGGTCGGTGACCGGCGGCGGCACGTCCGCGGCCAGCACGACGTCCACCACGTTGTACGTGTTCGGCTGGTCGGTGCCGGCGCAGAGCTGCGCGGTCAGCACGTCGTCCGCGGACCGGATCACACCCTCGGTGAACAGGAACCCGAGCGCGAGGTCCAGGTCGTCACCGGGGGTCCGCATGGTGACCGCCAGCGGCGCCCGCCGCCCGGGACCGGCCGGCCCGACCCGGATCTCGAACGGCTCCTCAGCACTCAACGTGTCCGGCCGCCGCCGCACCGATCCGTCGCCGTCCACGTCGATCCGCACGACCGTGCGCCGATCCGTCGCTCTGCCCACGCCCCCACCGTATCCCCGCGCCCCCGCCCCGGCGACCTCCCGACGTCCCCGGCACCATCAGCGGCACGCCGGCCACGCCCCACGGCCCAGGCACGCCCACCCGCACCCGCGGCCCAAGCACTCCGCCCGAGCCCCGCGGCACAAACACTCCACCCGAGCCCTGTGGCACAAGCACGCCGACCCGTGCCCGTGGGCCGGCCACGCCGGACACCGCGACGGTCACGCCCGGCGGCGGGCCGAGGACGTGCGACACCCTGCCGGCCAGGTCGAGTAACGCGTCGCGCGCGCCGCACACGCGCGCAACGTGCCGGCCGCGCCGGACGGCGGGCCGCCACCCGGAACGGTGGGCCGGTTACGTTCGGCGGATGGATGTGCGCGATCGCGGTGTGGTGGTGCTGGCCGGTGGGCGGGGGAGCCGGCTCGGCGGCGTGGTGAAGCCCGGTCTTCCGGTGGGTGGGCGCACGATGCTGTCCCGGGTGCTGGACGCGACGGCCGCGCTGTCGCCGCGCGTGGTGGTCGGGCCGGCCGCGCTCACGATGCCCGCCGGCGTGCTGCGCACCGTGGAGTCGCCGCCCGGCGGCGGGCCGGTCGCCGGTGCCGCCGCCGGCCTGTCCGCGCTGGTTCGCGCGGCCCCCGGCACCCGGCTGGTGGCGCTGCTGGCCGGGGACCTGCCGATGCTCACCCCGGCCGCCCTCGACACACTGGCCGCCGCGCTCGACGCGACCGCCGATGTGGACGGTGCGTGTTTCGTGGACGGGGACGGGCGACGGCAGCTGTTGTGCGGCGTGTGGCGGATGCCGGTGTTGCTGGCGGCGCTGGACGGGCTGGCGGCCGAGCGCGGTGAGCTGGCCGGCGCGTCGATGCGCGCGTTGTTCGCCCGGCTGCGGGTACGGGAGGAGACCTGGGCCGGATCGGGTGTGCCGCCGTGGTTCGACTGCGACACGGAGGAGGATCTACGGCAGGCGGAGACCTGGGCCGCCGACAACCCCTGAGCTGTGGAGGCGACTGTGGCGGGACCCGAGGGTTTGGACGAGTGGGTGGTGGCCGCGGCCGTGGAGCTGGGTCTGGAGCCGGCCGACGTGCCGGTCGGCCTGGTGCTCGACCTGGCCAAGGACGTGGCGCACAACGTGGTGCGGCCGGGGGCACCGGTGACCGCGTTCCTGCTGGGACTGGCGGTGGGCCGGGGCGCGGACCCGACCGACGCGGCGGCCCGGCTCTCCGAGCTCGCGCTGCAGTGGCCGACCCCGTCCTGAGCTGATCGAACAAAAGACGCACGCACTCCCGGACGGCGACGGCCCCTCGGTAGGGTGACCCTGAGGGACGGAGGCGGAGAACATGGCAGCGGCGAATGACCAACCGGCCAAGCAGGCCGACCAGATGAGCGAGCACATCCTGCTCGACGAGCCCACTACGTCCGACCTGCGCGGCAAGGTCACCGACGCGTGGAACGAGTTCGCTCGTGCGCTCGCCGGCGTGCTCCCGTCGCTGCCCGAGGGCGCCTACGTCGAGCTGACGCTGGACCCGACCGCGGCCGGCGTGGGCGAGGCCGTCTACTCCGTGACCATCTCGGTCAAGGAGGACGGGCACGTGCTGGCGTTCGCGGTCAGCAACGCGCAGCTGCCCGAGGGCTACCGGATGGACCGGGCCGCGGTCGCGGAGATGGTCGCGCTCGGCTGGTCGCCACCCGGCGTGGTGGAGGGCTCGGGCGGCCAGTTCGGGTTGCGGACGAACACGCCCGGCGCGTCCCGGCTGGCCACCACGGTGGCGCGCACGCTGCGGGACATCTACGGCGCGCCGCACCCGGCGTTCGTGGTCTACCTGGTGCACGACAGCGAGGACGAGCCGATCGACGCGCCGCCGCTGGGCACCGCGCGGCACGAGCCGTCGATCGGTGACATCGAGCGTGCGGAGCTCGACCTGGAGGAGGCGCTGATCTCCGGCAAGGACGGGGATCCGCTGGCCGGCTTCGAGCTGGAGGACCAGGTCAAGATGGTCATCAGCTCGATGACGAAGATCTCGGTCGAGCAGCTCCAGGTGGACGCGGACGGTGACATCGGCATCCGGGCCGGCTCCGCGATGGTCTTCGTCCGGGTGCGCGACAACCCGCCGCTGGTGGACGTGTTCTCGCCGATCCTGACCGAGATCGAGCCGTCCGAGCAGCTGTACGTGAAGCTGTCCGAGCTGACCAACCGCATGCCGATCGGCCGCCTCTACTGCGCGAACGACACGGTGTGGGCGTCGATCCCGGTTTTCGGCCGCAACTTCCAGGCCACCCACCTGATGCTGGCGGTGCAGGTGATGACCGGCCTGGCGGACGAGCTGGACGACCGGCTGCACGGCGAGTTCGGCGGCAAGCGGTTCTTCGGCGAGGGCGACAAGCCGCCGGTGAAGGAGCCGGAGGACCACCGCACCGGCATGTACCTCTGAGCTGACGGAACGGCCGGGCGCGCTCCGTCGTCCAACCGGGCATGACTGTGCCCCGGCGGAGCCCGGCCGTTCTCGCGTTTCTGCTCGCGCTGACGGCTTGCACGTCGTCCTCGGACGACACTCCCGACGCTCCGCCGGTGACGCCGGCGGAGGGCCTGCGACTCGTCTCATACGACTCCTGCCCCGGTCTCTACGACACGCTCCGGGCGTCCGCGGCGGCGAAGGTCGGCCCGTTCGGATTCGCGGGCGACGAGGTGCCGGTGCCGGCCGCCGGTGCGGAGCGGGACGGCGCCGAGCTGGCGCCGAACGCGTCCGATCTGTCCGCCGGTGCCGCCGGCGACGCGTTCTCCGGGACGAACACGCACGAGCGTGGCGTGGACGAGCCCGACCTGATCAAGACGGACGGCCGCCGGATCGTCACGATCGCGGTGCGCGACGGCGTCCCGGTGCTCCGGGTGGTCGACGCGGCGTCCCGCGCGCAGACCGGCGAGCTGACGTTGACCGGCGCGTACGGCGCCGCGGACCTGCTGCTCTCCGGTGATCGCGCGCTGGTGCTGACCGCCCCGGACGCGCCGGTCAGCGTCCCGAACGGGTTCGCCGAGGACACCCGCGGCTGGCCGGTGCCGCGGCAGTCCCGGCTGGACCTGCGCCTGATCGACCTGACCGCCGCACCGCGCCAGATCGGCCGCTACGCGATGGACGGCGCGCTGGTCGACGCGCGGCAGACCGGCGGCACGGCCCGGGTCGTGGTCCGTTCGTCGCCGCGCATCGAATTTCCGCTGGACCGGGCAAACGAGGACGTCAACCGCCGGATCGTGGCGGAGGCCGGGGACGACGTGTGGCTGCCCCGCTTCGAGGTGACCGCGCCGGACGGCACGGTCACCACCGGCACGGTCCCGTGCGACCGGGTGAGCCGGCCCGCCTCGTACGACGGGGTGCGCATGCTGACCATGCTGAGCCTCGACCTGGCCGGGACCGCGCTGGCCGACGGCACACCGGTGACCGTGGTCGCGGACGGCGACACCGTCTACGGCACGGCCGCGAGCCTCTACGTCGCGGACGGCGGCGTTGACCGGACCGAGATCTACCGGTTCGACACCGGTGGTGCCACGCCCCGCTACGCCGCGTCGGGCGTGGTGCCCGGCCGGCTGCTCAACCAGTACGCACTGTCCGAGTGGAACGGCAGCCTGCGCGCGGCCACCACGGTCGAGGCGCGGAACGCCGGCTCGGTCACGGTGCTGACGCAGCACGGCACGGCCCTGGCGGTCACCGGCACGGTCGGCGACCTGGGCCGGGGCGAGACCATCCACTCGGTCCGGTTCCTGGAGGACCGCGGGTACGTCGTCACGTTCCGCCGGACCGACCCGCTCTACGCGATCGACCTGCGCGACCCGGCCCGGCCCGTGGTGACCGGGGAGTTGAAGATCCCGGGTTACTCCGCCTACCTCCACCCGGCCGCGCCGGGCCGGCTGATCGGGGTGGGGCAGGACGCCACCGCGGAGGGCGCGGTCACCGGGTTGCAGGTGTCGCTCTTCGACGTGTCGGACCCGAGGGCGCCGGCCCGCCTGGCGCAGCACCGCCTGCCGGCGCACAGCTCGGCCGCCGAGTTCGACCCGCACGCGTTCCTGTTCTGGCCGGCCACCGGGCATCTGGTGGTGCCGGTCGCCGACCGCACCGGCGCGGCACCGGCCGCGCTGGTGCTCACGCTGACCGGCGACGCGATCCGGGAGACCGGCACGCTCGCCCAGCCGGACGGCAGCCCGATCACCCGCTCGCTGGTCATCGGCGGCACGCTGTGGACCGCCGGCCCGGGCGGCCTGCGCGCGGTCTCGCTCGCCACGCTCGACGGCCTGGCCTGGCTCCCGGTGTGACCGGCGGCGCCGCATCCGGCCCGTCATGCGGCACCGGCGCGATCCAGCTCGGACGGTGGGATGCCGTCGGTGAGCACGGTGTCGAGCAGGCGGGCGATGCCGAGTGACGGGTCGGCCTCCAGCGCACGGTCGACCGCGACCGCGGCGAGTGCGCCCTGGCCGGTGCGCCACGCGGTGAACGCGAGCAGCACGGCCGGCATCGCGGCCAGCTCGGGGCGGGCGCGGCGCAGCAGGTCGGCCCAGAGCTCGACCTGCCAGCCGGCGGCGTCCGCGCGGTCCAGCGCGTACTCCCCGACGGGTGTGTGCGCGAGCAGCACGCTCAGCCACGCCGCCTCGTCGTCGTCGAGCGTGCCGCCGTCCCGATGCCGCGCCATGGCGACGCCGACCGCGCGGGCACCGGCCCGCCGGATCGCGCCGAACAGCGGGCCGGCACCGGGCCCGGTGCGGGCGGCCAGCTCCTCCAGCCGGCGGTCGGCCGCCACGGTGGCCACCCGCATCCCCTCGTCGTCGGCCGGTGCCACGGACGCGACCAGCGCCTCGCGGGAGGCGAACACGTCGAAGCCCGCGCTCCGGCGGATCTCGGCGGCCTCCGCGTCGAACGGCCGGCCCGCGGGCGGGCAGCAGCCCTCGTCCGTGCACAGGTAGCACCAGAAGCGCCCGCCGGCGACGCGCAGCTGGTCGCTCACCGGGATGCCGAGCTCCAGCAGCGCGTCCGCGACCTCGGCGACCAGTGCGGCGCCGCTGCTGCGCTCGTCGGTCCAGCCGAACAGGACCACCGAGTCGATCGTCTGCCGCGCCACCACGGCCGCGATGTGCTGCGCGAACGTGGCGACCTCGGCCAACGGTGTGTCGGCCGGCGGCAGGTCCCGGCGGGCCGCGAACAGCAGCGTATGTTCGCGACGGCCGACCACCACCAGGCTGTCGCGCGGGTGGAACCCGAGCAGGTAGGGCACGACCGCGACCAGGTGAGCGGGGGAGGCCACGCGGAGATCGGAGAGGCTCATGCAGCGAGCGTCGTGACCGGCCGGCGGCGAGTCGAACGGCTGTGGACGACACCGGCGCTGTCCACAGTCAGATGGTGCGAATAAAGGAGAACCCCAGCTCAGGAGCGGAAGTCGAGTGAGTGGAGTTGCGGGCCGTCGCGCCAGACCCCGGGTCGCCGGTCCAGGTCCAATGTCAGCTGGACCGAGGAGAGCACGGTGAAGCCCGCCGCGTGCAGACACGTGATCGCCTCGACGTTGCGGGACTCCGGCGAGACGGTGAGCGAGGTCAAACCGCGGCGGCGCGCCTCCTCCGCCAGGAAGCCGAGCATCGTGGTGGCGACGCCCTCTCCGCGGTGCCCGTCCGCGACCACGATCGGCTCCACGGCGCCGCGCCGGCCGTCCACGATCAGCCCGACCAGGCCGATCACGCCGTCCACCGGGTGGTCGGCGACCCAGACGCCGGACAGGTCGAGCCGCGTCAGGTACTCCTCGAACGCGGCGGTCGGGTCGGCGCCGCCGTACCCCGGGTCGTCGTACAGCTCCCGGTGCCGTTTTGTCAGCTCGCCCCAGAGCTGCCGGCCCGCGCCGTGATCCACCGGACGATATGGACGGACAGTCACCGCACCCATACGGACATAATGACTGGATCGGCACCCGGTGGGGAGAACAAGCGGATGGACATGTCCTACCTTCGTGCGCACCCGCAGCACCTCCCGACATTTCTCACCCATCAGCGGATCCGGCAGACCCCGGTGGGCGGCGGCAGCGTCTCGGACGCGTTCCGGCTGACGCTGGACGACGGCACCTCGCTCTTCGCCAAGAACCGGCCGGCCCCGATGCCGGACACGTTCTTCGAGGTGGAGGCGGCCGGGCTGGCCTGGCTCGGTGCGGCCGGCGGCGTACCGGTGCCGGAGGTGCTCGTGGTTCTTCCGGACCTGCTCGCGATGGAGTGGATCGAGCCGGGTGCGGCCACGCCACGGGCGGCCCGGCGGTTCGGCGCGGAGCTGGCCGTGACGCACGCGGCCGGGGCACCCGCGTTCGGTGCGCTGCCCGGCCACCCCGACGGCTTCATCGGCGCGTTGCCGCAGGACGACACGCCCTCGCCGGGCCCGTGGGCGACCTGGTTCGCGGAGCGGCGGCTGCTGCCCCACCTGCGGAGGTCGGTGGACAACGGCGCGCTCGACGCGGCGACGCAGGCGGCGGTCGCGCGGGTGCTGGACCGGATCGAGAGCTTCGGCGGTGACGAGCCACCGTCCCGGATCCACGGCGACCTGTGGCCGGGCAACGTGTTGTGGGGTGCGGACGGGCGGGTCCGGCTGATCGACCCGGCCGCGCACGGCGGCCACCGGGAGACCGACCTGGCCGCGCTGCTGCTCTTCGGCGGCGTACCGGAGCAGGACCAGATCATCAGTGGGTACGCCGAGGCGGCGGCCGCGCTCGGCCGGCCGCTGGACGACCGGTGGCGGGACCGGATCCCGCTGCACCAGCTGCACCTCCTGCTGGTGCACACCGCGCTGTTCGGGTCGGCCTACCGGGCCGAGGTTCGTCAGGCCGCCGAACTGATGCTTCGCCGGTGATCGAAGCACGCGCTAAGTTCGACGCGTGGACGAAGTCGCCCCCCGCCCCGCCGACCCGGGTCTCATCGACCGGTTCGGCCGGCGTGCCGTCGATCTGCGGGTCTCGCTGACCGACCGGTGCAACCTGCGCTGTGTGTACTGCATGCCCGCGGAGGGCCTGGCCTGGCTTCCGAACTCGGACGTGCTCACCGACGACGAGGTGATCCGGCTGATCCGGATCGCGGTCGTGCACCTGGGCGTCGAGGACGTGCGGTTCACCGGCGGCGAGCCGCTGATCCGGCCCGGCCTCACCAGGATCATCACCGAGGTGGCGGCGCTGGAGCGGCGCCCGCAGATGAGCCTGACCACGAACGGCATCGGTCTGGAGCGGACCGCGGTCGCGCTGCGCGACGCCGGGCTGGACCGGATCAACGTGTCGCTCGACACACTCGACGACGAGCGGTTCGCCACGCTGACCCGGCGCCGGCGGCTGCACGACGTGCTGGCCGGGCTGCGCGCCGCGGCCGAGGCCGGGCTGACCCCCGTCAAGATCAATACGGTGCTGATGCGCGGCATCAACGACGACGAGGCACCGGCACTGCTCGCGTTCGCGCTGGAGCACGGCTACGAGCTGCGGTTCATCGAGCAGATGCCGCTGGACGCGCAGCACGGGTGGGACCGGGCCTCGATGGTCACGGCCGAGGAGATCCTGCGCGACCTGCGCGCCGCGTTCACGCTGCTGCCCGACCCGGTCGCCCGGGGCGGCGCACCCGCGGAGACGTGGCTGGTCGACGGGCACGACGCGCTCGGCGGTGGGCCGGCCCGGGTGGGCGTGATCGGGACCGTGACGCGCCCGTTCTGCGGCGACTGCGACCGGACCCGGCTGACCGCGGACGGTCAGGTCCGCGCGTGCCTCTTCGCCACCGAGGAGTCCGACCTGCGTGCCGCGCTCCGCTCCGGCGCCTCCGACGAGGAGGTGGCCGACCGGTGGCGGATCGCGATGTGGGGCAAACGCGCCGGGCACGGCATCGACGACCCGTCGTTCCTGCAGCCGGCCCGCCCGATGTCGGCGATCGGGGGCTGACCTCATGAAGATCACCGTGCGGTACTTCGCGGCGGCCCGTGCCGCGGCCGGCACCCCGGAGGAGACGCTGGACTCGTCGGCGGCGACGCTGGACGCGCTGCTGGCCGAGCTGGCCGACCGGCACGGCGAGCGGCTGACCTCGGTCTTCGCCCGCGCCAGTTACCTGGTCGACGGCACCGCCTGGCGGGACCCGGCCACCGAGCTGCCCACGAACCCGACGGTGGACGTGCTGCCGCCCTTCGCCGGAGGCTAAGGAGTTCGTGAGTACGTCACATCCCGGGCGTGGCGACGCGCGGCCGGGCGGCGCGGCGTGGCAGGATGCAGCGTGCCCCCGTTGAGCGCGAGACCCGTCGACGGCGCCGCGGCCGCGCCTCCGTTCGTGGCCGACCTGCACATTCACTCCAAGTACTCGCGCGCATGCAGTCGTGACCTGAACATGCCGAACCTGGCGTGGTGGGCCCGGCGCAAGGGCGTGGCGTTGCTCGGTACCGGCGACTTCACCCATCCCGCCTGGTTCGACCACCTGCGCGAGACGCTGCAGCCCGCGGAGCCCGGCCTCTACCGGCTCGCCCCGGACGTTGAGGCGGACATCGCCCGGCGCCTGCCGCCGCGCCTGTCCAGCGCGGCCGAGGCGGACCCGATGCGCTACATGCTCTCGGTGGAGATCTCGACGATCTACAAGCGCGGCGACCGTACGCGCAAGGTCCACCACCTGATCTACATGCCGGACCTGGACGCGGCCGCCCGGTTCAACACCGCGCTCGGCCGGATCGGCAACCTCGGCTCGGACGGCCGGCCGATCCTGGGGCTGGACTCGCGCGACCTGCTGGAGATCGTGCTGGAGTCGAGCCCGGACGGGTTCCTGGTGCCGGCCCACATCTGGACGCCGTGGTTCTCCGCGCTGGGGTCGAAGTCCGGTTTCGACGCGATCGCGGACTGCTACGCCGACCTCGCCGAACACATCTTCGCGGTGGAGACCGGGCTCTCCTCGGATCCGGCGATGAACGGCCGGGTGAGCAGCCTGGACGCGTACCAGCTGGTCTCGAACTCGGACGCGCACTCGCCGCCGGCGCTGGCCCGGGAGGCGACCGTGCTGTCGTCGGCCCTGGACTACTTCTCGGTCCGCGAGGCGCTGCGCACCGGCGTCGGGCTGGACGGCACGATCGAGTTCTTCCCCGAGGAGGGCAAGTACCACGCGGACGGACACCGCAACTGCGGGGTCAACTGGGAGCCGGCCCGCTCGCGCGCGAACAACGGCATATGCCCCGAATGCGGCAAGGGCCTCACGATCGGCGTGTTGAGCCGGGTCGAGGACCTGGCCGACCGGTCGCCGGACGTTCCGCGGCCGAACGCGAAGAAGGTCACCCACCTGGTGCCGCTGGCCGAGATCCTCGGTGAGATCAACGCGGTGG
This genomic window from Catenuloplanes niger contains:
- a CDS encoding MoaD/ThiS family protein; translated protein: MKITVRYFAAARAAAGTPEETLDSSAATLDALLAELADRHGERLTSVFARASYLVDGTAWRDPATELPTNPTVDVLPPFAGG
- a CDS encoding beta-propeller domain-containing protein encodes the protein MTPAEGLRLVSYDSCPGLYDTLRASAAAKVGPFGFAGDEVPVPAAGAERDGAELAPNASDLSAGAAGDAFSGTNTHERGVDEPDLIKTDGRRIVTIAVRDGVPVLRVVDAASRAQTGELTLTGAYGAADLLLSGDRALVLTAPDAPVSVPNGFAEDTRGWPVPRQSRLDLRLIDLTAAPRQIGRYAMDGALVDARQTGGTARVVVRSSPRIEFPLDRANEDVNRRIVAEAGDDVWLPRFEVTAPDGTVTTGTVPCDRVSRPASYDGVRMLTMLSLDLAGTALADGTPVTVVADGDTVYGTAASLYVADGGVDRTEIYRFDTGGATPRYAASGVVPGRLLNQYALSEWNGSLRAATTVEARNAGSVTVLTQHGTALAVTGTVGDLGRGETIHSVRFLEDRGYVVTFRRTDPLYAIDLRDPARPVVTGELKIPGYSAYLHPAAPGRLIGVGQDATAEGAVTGLQVSLFDVSDPRAPARLAQHRLPAHSSAAEFDPHAFLFWPATGHLVVPVADRTGAAPAALVLTLTGDAIRETGTLAQPDGSPITRSLVIGGTLWTAGPGGLRAVSLATLDGLAWLPV
- a CDS encoding DUF4192 domain-containing protein, with amino-acid sequence MSLSDLRVASPAHLVAVVPYLLGFHPRDSLVVVGRREHTLLFAARRDLPPADTPLAEVATFAQHIAAVVARQTIDSVVLFGWTDERSSGAALVAEVADALLELGIPVSDQLRVAGGRFWCYLCTDEGCCPPAGRPFDAEAAEIRRSAGFDVFASREALVASVAPADDEGMRVATVAADRRLEELAARTGPGAGPLFGAIRRAGARAVGVAMARHRDGGTLDDDEAAWLSVLLAHTPVGEYALDRADAAGWQVELWADLLRRARPELAAMPAVLLAFTAWRTGQGALAAVAVDRALEADPSLGIARLLDTVLTDGIPPSELDRAGAA
- a CDS encoding T3SS (YopN, CesT) and YbjN peptide-binding chaperone 1, which codes for MAAANDQPAKQADQMSEHILLDEPTTSDLRGKVTDAWNEFARALAGVLPSLPEGAYVELTLDPTAAGVGEAVYSVTISVKEDGHVLAFAVSNAQLPEGYRMDRAAVAEMVALGWSPPGVVEGSGGQFGLRTNTPGASRLATTVARTLRDIYGAPHPAFVVYLVHDSEDEPIDAPPLGTARHEPSIGDIERAELDLEEALISGKDGDPLAGFELEDQVKMVISSMTKISVEQLQVDADGDIGIRAGSAMVFVRVRDNPPLVDVFSPILTEIEPSEQLYVKLSELTNRMPIGRLYCANDTVWASIPVFGRNFQATHLMLAVQVMTGLADELDDRLHGEFGGKRFFGEGDKPPVKEPEDHRTGMYL
- the moaA gene encoding GTP 3',8-cyclase MoaA, producing MDEVAPRPADPGLIDRFGRRAVDLRVSLTDRCNLRCVYCMPAEGLAWLPNSDVLTDDEVIRLIRIAVVHLGVEDVRFTGGEPLIRPGLTRIITEVAALERRPQMSLTTNGIGLERTAVALRDAGLDRINVSLDTLDDERFATLTRRRRLHDVLAGLRAAAEAGLTPVKINTVLMRGINDDEAPALLAFALEHGYELRFIEQMPLDAQHGWDRASMVTAEEILRDLRAAFTLLPDPVARGGAPAETWLVDGHDALGGGPARVGVIGTVTRPFCGDCDRTRLTADGQVRACLFATEESDLRAALRSGASDEEVADRWRIAMWGKRAGHGIDDPSFLQPARPMSAIGG
- a CDS encoding DUF6457 domain-containing protein, whose product is MAGPEGLDEWVVAAAVELGLEPADVPVGLVLDLAKDVAHNVVRPGAPVTAFLLGLAVGRGADPTDAAARLSELALQWPTPS
- a CDS encoding fructosamine kinase family protein, with translation MDMSYLRAHPQHLPTFLTHQRIRQTPVGGGSVSDAFRLTLDDGTSLFAKNRPAPMPDTFFEVEAAGLAWLGAAGGVPVPEVLVVLPDLLAMEWIEPGAATPRAARRFGAELAVTHAAGAPAFGALPGHPDGFIGALPQDDTPSPGPWATWFAERRLLPHLRRSVDNGALDAATQAAVARVLDRIESFGGDEPPSRIHGDLWPGNVLWGADGRVRLIDPAAHGGHRETDLAALLLFGGVPEQDQIISGYAEAAAALGRPLDDRWRDRIPLHQLHLLLVHTALFGSAYRAEVRQAAELMLRR
- the mobA gene encoding molybdenum cofactor guanylyltransferase encodes the protein MDVRDRGVVVLAGGRGSRLGGVVKPGLPVGGRTMLSRVLDATAALSPRVVVGPAALTMPAGVLRTVESPPGGGPVAGAAAGLSALVRAAPGTRLVALLAGDLPMLTPAALDTLAAALDATADVDGACFVDGDGRRQLLCGVWRMPVLLAALDGLAAERGELAGASMRALFARLRVREETWAGSGVPPWFDCDTEEDLRQAETWAADNP
- a CDS encoding GNAT family N-acetyltransferase; the encoded protein is MDHGAGRQLWGELTKRHRELYDDPGYGGADPTAAFEEYLTRLDLSGVWVADHPVDGVIGLVGLIVDGRRGAVEPIVVADGHRGEGVATTMLGFLAEEARRRGLTSLTVSPESRNVEAITCLHAAGFTVLSSVQLTLDLDRRPGVWRDGPQLHSLDFRS
- the ddaH gene encoding dimethylargininase, which codes for MVGERKPICRTYLMCSPRFFRVEYEINPWMDTGVPVDADLAVKQWERLREILIELGHTVHTLDPDPGLPDMVFAANGAFTVDGVAYGARFRFPQRGAEAAAHRAFYTTHGWPHTESAEINEGEGDFAYLPGVAGGLILAGYGFRTAPPAHAEAVEVLGRPIVPLHLTDPRFYHLDTALAALDDRTIAYYPGAFSAGSQRVLRRLFPDAVLADEADALDFGLNLVSDGRHVVLNSDAAALAARLAAAGFTPVPVELSELKKGGGSVKCCVAELRG
- a CDS encoding Lrp/AsnC family transcriptional regulator → MQIDAVDQQIIASLVADARSSYSEIGARVSLSAPAVKRRVDRLRAAGVIKGFTTVVDPAAVGWHTEAFVELFCTGRTTPAQITVAARRHPEVLAAYTVSGEADAIVHLRAADMAHLEQALERLRAEQFVTSTRSMIVLSRLVSSI
- the fdhD gene encoding formate dehydrogenase accessory sulfurtransferase FdhD, whose product is MGRATDRRTVVRIDVDGDGSVRRRPDTLSAEEPFEIRVGPAGPGRRAPLAVTMRTPGDDLDLALGFLFTEGVIRSADDVLTAQLCAGTDQPNTYNVVDVVLAADVPPPVTDPSRNFYTTSSCGVCGKASIDAIRTRSVHPVADDPMRVSPRVLAGLPDRLRERQRAFERTGGLHAAAIFDADGELLAIREDVGRHNAVDKVIGWALRAGRVPLAGHLLMVSGRASFELTQKAWMAGLPLLAAVSAPSTLAVDLAEEAGMTLVGFLRGTSMNVYTGADRITHPSPVPAA